The following coding sequences are from one Salvia hispanica cultivar TCC Black 2014 chromosome 3, UniMelb_Shisp_WGS_1.0, whole genome shotgun sequence window:
- the LOC125209082 gene encoding B3 domain-containing protein REM16-like, with translation MSAPSKEVCGMNAGKRGGDGDGDGDGDGDGVGVGVGVGVGCSLTGNKDFFDIIMLKTHVNPPHHVRLSKHILPKLPDVKVPLVLRHGDKQWQMMYLGDDKWPRFGSGVWRRFVNDNNLKEGDACVFEVMESSAQILRLDVVIIRNTMYLPPALLSKIQSRGKTPETAIEL, from the exons ATGTCTGCCCCTTCAAAGGAG GTATGTGGAATGAATGCAGGAAAAAGAggtggtgatggtgatggtgatggtgatggtgatggtgatggtgttggagttggagttggagttggagttgGGTGCTCTCTCACAGGGAATAAGGATttctttgatattattatgttaaagACACATGTCAACCCCCCTCATCATGTG CGTCTATCAAAACACATTCTTCCAAAACTCCCTGATGTAAAGGTGCCTTTAGTTCTGAGGCATGGTGATAAGCAATGGCAGATGATGTATCTTGGAGACGACAAGTGGCCGAGGTTTGGGAGTGGTGTTTGGAGAAGATTCGTGAATGATAACAATCTGAAAGAGGGAGATGCTTGTGTCTTTGAGGTGATGGAGTCGAGCGCTCAGATTCTGAGGCTCGACGTTGTCATCATCAGGAACACCATGTATCTGCCGCCTGCGCTGCTGTCCAAGATTCAATCCCGGGGAAAGACACCGGAGACAGCTATAGAGCTTTAA
- the LOC125214603 gene encoding mechanosensitive ion channel protein 2, chloroplastic-like, which yields MTVSGSLQLSLQLGICRSNGLSNRFRLQNPNANGRLCVSADNLPSISLQHYSWSSNVSKRINRRVCTIPCRNNRLRCHCFLNLGAPLDTNCVKNATLTLARSFNRLQGSPLVIKLASAVGIIIFAVWGLGPLVRLSRNILFHKGDNTWKKSSTYQITTSYIQPLLLWTGAILICRALDPVTIPTEAGQVVKQRLLNFVRSLSTVLGFSYCLSSLILQAQKIAMETNDSTDTRNMGFQFAGKAIYTAVWVAAVSLFMELLGFSTQKWLTAGGLGTVLLTLAGREIFTNFLSSAMIHATRPFVVNEWIQTKIEGYDVSGTVEHVGWWSPTIVRGEDREAVHIPNHKFTVNVVRNLTQKTHWRIKTHLAISHLDVSKINNIVADMRKVLAKNPQVEQQKLHRRVFLDNINPENQALMIMVSCFVKTSHFEEYLCVKEAILLDLLRVIRHHRARLATPIRTVQKVFTDADLDSVPFSETMYNREGMSNRQVLLIEPSYKVNGEEKPKNQGRPARANVEDDIKGTSAKPVPDSKVEAKGETNLSTDSKSRTPTSDDKAKDMQKLDTKADSEAGNALKVETKEDLKTVSKSSSDPKLSSSAKTVANTDSKSIEEPSPTADSSSKQPQKVGQDASSISSPELGGRRSDNAYSTPHSKQAAQTPAAKPSMEENIVLGVALDGSKRTLPIEEEMVAPPNPEDMKELATLRSGNGPAVTEEKLKNDGKRPNTPGSPSSEQSDQQK from the exons atgactgTTTCTGGTTCTCTGCAACTCTCTCTGCAGCTCGGAATTTGCCGGAGCAACGGGCTTAGTAACAGATTTAGG CTGCAGAATCCGAATGCCAATGGCAGATTATGTGTATCCGCCGATAATCTACCCTCAATTTCACTG CAACACTATTCTTGGAGTTCGAATGTTTCgaagagaataaatagaaGAGTATGCACCATTCCTTGTAGAAATAACCGGCTTAGGTGCcattgttttttaaatctagGCGCGCCTTTGGACACTAACTGTGTAAAGAATGCAACCTTGACATTAGCAAG ATCATTTAATCGTTTGCAAGGAAGTCCCCTTGTCATTAAATTGGCTTCAGCCGTCGGTATTATCATCTTTGCTGTATGGGGTCTTGGGCCACTTGTGAGACTTAGCAGAAACATACTCTTCCAC AAGGGTGATAATACATGGAAAAAGAGTAGTACTTATCAAATTACAACATCTTATATTCAACCATTGCTACTATGGACAGGAGCAATCCTCATTTGCAG AGCACTGGATCCAGTAACTATTCCCACAGAAGCTGGTCAGGTTGTTAAACAAAGACTCCTAAATTTTGTCAGATCCTTATCAACAGTGTTGGGCTTCTCATATTGTCTGTCAAG TCTGATCCTACAAGCACAAAAAATTGCAATGGAGACAAATGATTCCACAGACACTAGAAAT ATGGGTTTTCAGTTTGCTGGCAAAGCTATATATACAGCTGTGTGGGTTGCGGCTGTATCATTGTTTATGGAGCTGTTAGGTTTCTCAACTCAAAAATGGCTCACAGCTGGAGGTCTGGGGACGGTCCTGCTCACACTAGCTGGACGTGAG ATCTTTACAAATTTCCTTTCAAGTGCAATGATTCATGCTACCCGGCCATTCGTTGTGAATGAGTGGATTCAGACCAAGATTGAAGGTTATGATGTTTCTGGGACAGTTGAG CATGTAGGATGGTGGTCGCCAACAATTGTAAGAGGGGAAGATCGTGAAGCTGTCCACATTCCCAACCACAAGTTCACTGTGAATGTTGTGAGAAATCTAACTCAAAAAACTCATTGGCGTATTAAAACCCACCTAGCCATCAGTCATCTGGATGTCAGCAAAATTAAT AACATTGTAGCTGATATGCGCAAGGTATTGGCAAAGAATCCTCAAGTGGAACAACAGAAATTGCACAGAAGAGTATTCTTGGACAATATTAATCCTGAAAATCAGGCCCTCATG ATAATGGTGTCATGCTTTGTGAAGACCTCACATTTTGAAGAGTATTTATGTGTTAAG GAAGCTATTCTGCTTGATCTACTCAGAGTCATCAGGCACCATCGTGCTCGACTGGCCACTCCCATCCGCACAGTTCAGAAAGTATTTACTGACGCGGACCTGGACAGTGTAccattttcagaaactatGTACAACCGAGAGGGAATGTCAAATCGGCAAGTGCTATTGATTGAACCATCCTATAAAGTCAACGGGGAGGAAAAGCCCAAAAATCAAGGTCGACCAGCAAGAGCAAATGTGGAGGATGATATCAAGGGAACATCTGCAAAGCCAGTACCAGATAGTAAGGTAGAAGCTAAGGGTGAAACAAATTTAAGCACTGATTCTAAATCCAGAACACCAACATCTGATGATAAGGCGAAAGACATGCAAAAATTAGATACCAAAGCTGATTCCGAGGCTGGAAACGCGCTTAAAGTTGAGACCAAGGAGGATCTAAAGACGGTTTCAAAATCCTCATCTGATCCTAAACTCAGTAGCAGTGCAAAAACCGTTGCGAATACCGACAGCAAGTCtattgaagaaccaagtccaACAGCTGATAGTTCTTCTAAGCAACCACAAAAGGTTGGGCAAGATGCAAGCTCAATCTCCTCACCGGAGTTGGGGGGCCGAAGATCAGACAATGCCTATTCAACTCCACATTCGAAGCAAGCTGCACAGACACCTGCAGCCAAGCCATCTATGGAAGAGAATATAGTCCTGGGGGTTGCACTGGATGGCTCGAAGAGGACCCTTCCCATTGAGGAAGAAATGGTTGCCCCACCAAATCCAGAAGACATGAAGGAGTTGGCCACGTTGCGTAGTGGCAATGGGCCAGCAGTAACTGAGGAGAAATTGAAAAACGATGGTAAGAGGCCGAACACCCCTGGCTCTCCGAGTAGCGAGCAGTCAGATCAGCAAAAGTAG
- the LOC125211120 gene encoding transcription factor bHLH30-like gives MFSIPSLYELGSCSDTYDVVGMLNPRSMAEAKAVAAGITHKEAERHRRKRINAHIATLKSILPNTIKKDKASLLGEAVRRVKELKKTAAEHNEGEVNDYPSEADELKVSQCQITGLIKAALSCDDRPEIILDMIEALKAAEAKVVRAEMATVGGRTKTLLWVRLAPQNDAGLGGLRRALKMVMDKSTSSGQACKRARYYHL, from the exons ATGTTTTCTATTCCGAGTTTGTATGAGCTTGGGAGTTGTTCGGATACATACGATGTTGTGGGCATGTTGAATCCAAGATCCATGGCAGAAGCCAAAGCAGTCGCCGCCGGCATTACCCACAAGGAAGCCGAACGCCACCGCCGCAAGCGAATCAACGCCCACATCGCCACCCTCAAATCCATCCTCCCAAACACCATCAAG AAGGATAAGGCCTCCCTTCTGGGAGAAGCGGTCCGCCGCGTGAAGGAGCTGAAGAAGACGGCGGCGGAGCACAACGAGGGCGAAGTTAATGACTACCCAAGCGAAGCCGACGAGCTAAAGGTATCACAATGCCAAATCACGGGCCTGATAAAGGCGGCATTATCATGCGACGACAGGCCCGAGATAATCCTTGACATGATAGAGGCCCTGAAAGCGGCCGAGGCGAAGGTGGTGAGGGCGGAGATGGCCACGGTTGGCGGCCGGACCAAGACCCTGCTATGGGTAAGGCTGGCCCCCCAAAACGACGCCGGATTGGGAGGGCTGAGGCGGGCCCTGAAAATGGTCATGGACAAGTCCACTAGTTCGGGCCAGGCCTGCAAAAGGGCCCGTTACTATCATTTGTGA